The following are from one region of the Coffea eugenioides isolate CCC68of chromosome 2, Ceug_1.0, whole genome shotgun sequence genome:
- the LOC113755137 gene encoding zinc finger protein ZOP1 isoform X2, with protein MTEFWVSQGNKWCDFCKIFISNNPSSIRNHELGQRHKDNVAQRLNSMREQKLAKEKEQKEAAHALEQIEAKAKRSYQKDMASFQEARDSNLQALVTQGDGNGTANGFSEWEMDGSSGYYYNQTSGFYYDPNSGFYYTEALGKWVPQEEALASIRVTLGSIQKKLALKKPSSSETGPSTLHNKGSVTSQSAPPPGPVVSNALNPMRTAKGAPSKLTLNKRKRQDEKPKVVSAEEVAALKAREAAKKRVEEREKSLLGLYKH; from the exons ATGACTGAG TTTTGGGTTAGTCAGGGTAACAAATGGTGTGACTTCTGCAAAATTTTCATATCCAACAATCCTTCCAGCATTAGGAACCATGAGCTTGGTCAACGTCACAAAGATAATGTTGCCCAAAGGCTAAATTCCATGAGAGAGCAGAAACTTGCTAAAGAGAAAGAACAAAAGGAAGCTGCCCATGCTCTTGAACAAATTGAAGCA aaagCTAAGCGCAGCTATCAGAAGGATATGGCAAGTTTCCAGGAAGCAAGAGATTCTAATTTACAGGCATTGGTGACTCAAGGTGATGGCAATGGGACTGCTAATGGGTTTTCTG AGTGGGAGATGGACGGCTCATCAGGCTACTACTACAATCAAACCAGTGGTTTCTACTATGATCCAAATTCTGGCTTCTACTACACTGAAGCTCTTG GTAAATGGGTGCCACAAGAAGAGGCACTTGCGTCAATTCGCGTTACTTTAGGATCCATCCAAAAGAAACTTGCTCTTAAAAAGCCATCATCATCAGAAACTGGACCATCAACATTGCATAATAAAGGTTCTGTAACCTCTCAAAGTGCACCTCCACCTGGGCCCGTTGTTTCAAATGCATTAAATCCTATGAGAACTGCCAAGGGTGCTCCTTCGAAACTCACTCTCAACAAGCGGAAAAGGCAAGATGAGAAGCCAAAAGTTGTATCTGCAGAGGAAGTAGCTGCGCTTAAAGCAAGGGAAGCTGCTAAGAAAAGAGttgaagagagagaaaagtCGTTGCTTGGTTTGTATAAGCACTGA
- the LOC113762643 gene encoding putative serine carboxypeptidase-like 23, with the protein MEKKQELLSLFILFIVTCPGLGHGFGKDQASSLMSFRRAKRAARGTSADMEVAFTEMSLEMEDGTKSSSDVGKMEDDLIKDGLPGQPSGVMFKQYAGYVNVDKVNGRNLFYYFVEAAQDPLSKPLILWLNGGPGCSSLGYGAMMELGPFGVNPDGTTLYLRRHAWNRAANTLFLESPAGVGFSYSSTTSDYKRSGDKRTAEDSYTFLVNWFKKFPHYKARDLYVMGESYAGYYVPELAEVIIKRNAMGEPISKIQLKGIMIGNGIMNEVTDVRGTYDFLWSHALISDETYQRLRENCMVETKTCQEFEDAGKMEFGAIDPSNIYGPSCSHSDSPWRTKLLVGYFPCEGDYVVNYLNLPHVQEALHANQTKLPYSWQLCSDIIDYWKDSPSTMFPTYRRLMASGLRILLFSGDVDVIVSVTSTRYSIDAMNMKVIKPWHPWLDETNDVGGYQVIYDGLTFATVREAGHQVPEYQPRRAFALLRRFLAAEN; encoded by the exons ATGGAGAAAAAGCAGGAGTTGCTGAGCTTGTTCATCCTTTTTATTGTGACGTGCCCTGGCCTCGGCCACGGCTTTGGGAAGGACCAAGCGAGTTCTCTAATGTCCTTCCGTCGCGCAAAAAGGGCTGCTCGAGGCACTTCTGCAGATATGGAAGTGGCATTTACGGAGATGAGCTTGGAGATGGAGGATGGAACAAAATCATCATCTGACGTTGGAAAGATGGAAGATGATCTGATTAAGGATGGCCTTCCCGGACAACCATCGGGAGTGATGTTTAAGCAATATGCAGGATACGTCAACGTGGATAAAGTGAATGGACGTAACCTCTTCTATTACTTTGTTGAGGCAGCTCAGGATCCACTTTCCAAACCACTTATCCTTTGGCTAAATGGAG GGCCTGGTTGTTCATCCCTTGGTTATGGTGCCATGATGGAGCTCGGGCCATTTGGTGTTAACCCTGATGGGACAACGCTCTACTTAAGAAGACATGCCTGGAACAGAG CTGCAAATACATTATTCCTGGAGTCTCCAGCTGGTGTTGGTTTTTCTTATTCTAGCACCACTTCCGACTACAAAAGGTCAGGCGATAAAAGGACAG CTGAAGATTCATATACATTTCTGGTTAACTGGTTCAAGAAGTTCCCTCACTACAAAGCTCGTGACCTCTACGTAATGGGAGAAAGCTATGCAG GTTATTACGTTCCAGAGCTAGCAGAAGTGATCATCAAAAGGAATGCAATGGGGGAGCCAATATCAAAGATTCAGCTAAAAGGGATCATG ATCGGAAACGGGATAATGAATGAAGTGACAGATGTGAGAGGAACTTATGATTTTCTTTGGAGCCATGCACTAATTTCGGATGAAACCTATCAAAGACTCAGAGAGAACTGCATGGTAGAGACCAAAACTTGTCAAGAATTTGAAGACGCAGGGAAGATGGAATTTGGAGCAATTGATCCTTCAAATATATATGGCCCATCATGCTCACATTCTGACAGTCCATGGAGGACCAAACTCCTCGTTGGGTATTTTCCCTGCGAAGGAGATTATGTCGTAAATTATCTCAATCTTCCTCACGTACAGGAAGCATTGCATGCCAACCAAACCAAACTGCCTTATTCTTGGCAGCTGTGCAG TGACATAATTGATTATTGGAAGGATAGCCCATCAACAATGTTCCCAACATACAGGAGGCTTATGGCATCTGGTCTTCGGATACTCCTTTTCAG TGGGGATGTGGATGTAATAGTTTCAGTGACCAGCACTCGATATTCCATTGATGCTATGAACATGAAAGTTATCAAACCCTGGCATCCATGGCTCGATGAAACTAACGAT GTTGGTGGATATCAAGTAATCTATGATGGCTTAACCTTTGCTACGGTTAGAGAAGCGGGTCACCAAGTTCCTGAATATCAGCCTCGAAGAGCTTTTGCTTTGCTCAGGAGGTTTTTAGCAGCTGAGAATTAG
- the LOC113764125 gene encoding polyadenylate-binding protein RBP47-like isoform X2 — MNGGDLTSQQQQHPHQHQQQQQQQQHHQQWMAMQQQWMSMHMQYPAAAMVMQQQMMYDRQYVPAAAYYHHQLYQQQHQLYQQQPQHKQQSQIQNSSEENRTIWIGDLQQWMDEAYLQSCFSQASELISVKVIRNKQTGQSERYGFVEFSSHAAADKVLQSYNGSPMPNTEQVFHLNWAAFSMGNRRQEAGAVDLSIFVGDLAADVTDSLLHETFASRFPSVKGAKVVVDPNTGRSKGYGFVRFADEKERTQAMTEMNGAYCSSRPMRIGVATPKKASPQQQYSSQVLAGGYPSNGVVPQGSQSDSDSSNTTIFVGGLDSDVTDEELRESFSQFGEVVSVKIPSGKGCGFVQFSNRSNAEDAMQRLNGAAIGKQMVRLSWGRNPVNKQLRMDSSYQLNGSNYGRQGQNGYGYPMPQYAAAANGAASNGHGGYQQPVN, encoded by the exons ATGAACGGTGGAGATTTGACGAGTCAACAACAGCAGCATCCGCATCAGCATCAGCAGcagcaacagcagcagcagcatcaTCAGCAGTGGATGGCGATGCAGCAGCAATGGATGTCCATGCACATGCAGTATCCGGCTGCTGCTATGGTGATGCAGCAGCAAATGATGTATGACCGGCAATACGTGCCGGCGGCGGCTTACTATCATCACCAACTCTATCAACAGCAGCACCAACTCTATCAACAACAGCCGCAGCACAAGCAGCAGAGTCAGATTCAAAATTCCAGCGAGGAGAACCGCACGATCTGGATTGGCGATCTCCAGCAGTGGATGGATGAAGCTTATCTTCAGTCTTGTTTCTCTCAGGCCTCGGAG CTTATTTCTGTCAAAGTCATTCGTAATAAGCAGACTGGTCAGTCAGAGCGATATGGATTTGTGGAATTTAGTTCTCATGCAGCAGCTGACAAAGTCCTTCAGAGCTACAATGGCTCACCAATGCCAAATACAGAACAAGTCTTCCACCTTAACTGGGCAGCCTTTAGCATGGGTAATAGGCGCCAAGAAGCTGGTGCTGTTGATCTGTCAATATTTGTTGGAGATTTGGCTGCTGATGTTACTGATTCGTTATTGCATGAAACTTTTGCCAGTAGATTTCCATCTGTAAAAGGTGCAAAAGTAGTAGTTGATCCGAACACTGGCCGCTCAAAGGGTTATGGCTTTGTTCGGTTTGCAGATGAGAAAGAAAGAACTCAGGCAATGACTGAAATGAATGGTGCATATTGTTCTAGTAGGCCAATGAGGATTGGTGTTGCTACCCCCAAGAAGGCGTCACCGCAGCAACAGTATTCTTCCCAAG TATTGGCTGGAGGATATCCATCAAATGGTGTTGTGCCACAAGGTTCGCAGTCTGACAGTGATTCGTCAAATACAACA ATTTTTGTGGGAGGACTTGATTCTGATGTAACTGATGAAGAATTGAGAGAGTCCTTCAGTCAGTTTGGTGAAGTAGTTTCAGTGAAAATACCTTCAGGAAAAGGATGCGGTTTTGTACAATTCTCTAATAG AAGCAATGCTGAAGATGCAATGCAGAGACTGAATGGAGCTGCTATTGGCAAACAGATGGTGCGTCTATCTTGGGGTCGGAATCCTGTAAACAAGCAG TTGAGAATGGATTCTAGCTACCAATTGAACGGCAGTAATTATGGAAGGCAAGGTCAAAATGGTTACGGGTATCCCATGCCGCAGTATGCAGCTGCTGCAAATGGTGCGGCTTCAAATGGTCATGGGGGCTACCAGCAGCCTGTCAACTGA
- the LOC113755137 gene encoding zinc finger protein ZOP1 isoform X1 encodes MTEFWVSQGNKWCDFCKIFISNNPSSIRNHELGQRHKDNVAQRLNSMREQKLAKEKEQKEAAHALEQIEAKAKRSYQKDMASFQEARDSNLQALVTQGDGNGTANGFSGEWEMDGSSGYYYNQTSGFYYDPNSGFYYTEALGKWVPQEEALASIRVTLGSIQKKLALKKPSSSETGPSTLHNKGSVTSQSAPPPGPVVSNALNPMRTAKGAPSKLTLNKRKRQDEKPKVVSAEEVAALKAREAAKKRVEEREKSLLGLYKH; translated from the exons ATGACTGAG TTTTGGGTTAGTCAGGGTAACAAATGGTGTGACTTCTGCAAAATTTTCATATCCAACAATCCTTCCAGCATTAGGAACCATGAGCTTGGTCAACGTCACAAAGATAATGTTGCCCAAAGGCTAAATTCCATGAGAGAGCAGAAACTTGCTAAAGAGAAAGAACAAAAGGAAGCTGCCCATGCTCTTGAACAAATTGAAGCA aaagCTAAGCGCAGCTATCAGAAGGATATGGCAAGTTTCCAGGAAGCAAGAGATTCTAATTTACAGGCATTGGTGACTCAAGGTGATGGCAATGGGACTGCTAATGGGTTTTCTGGTG AGTGGGAGATGGACGGCTCATCAGGCTACTACTACAATCAAACCAGTGGTTTCTACTATGATCCAAATTCTGGCTTCTACTACACTGAAGCTCTTG GTAAATGGGTGCCACAAGAAGAGGCACTTGCGTCAATTCGCGTTACTTTAGGATCCATCCAAAAGAAACTTGCTCTTAAAAAGCCATCATCATCAGAAACTGGACCATCAACATTGCATAATAAAGGTTCTGTAACCTCTCAAAGTGCACCTCCACCTGGGCCCGTTGTTTCAAATGCATTAAATCCTATGAGAACTGCCAAGGGTGCTCCTTCGAAACTCACTCTCAACAAGCGGAAAAGGCAAGATGAGAAGCCAAAAGTTGTATCTGCAGAGGAAGTAGCTGCGCTTAAAGCAAGGGAAGCTGCTAAGAAAAGAGttgaagagagagaaaagtCGTTGCTTGGTTTGTATAAGCACTGA
- the LOC113764125 gene encoding polyadenylate-binding protein RBP47-like isoform X1 has product MNGGDLTSQQQQHPHQHQQQQQQQQHHQQWMAMQQQWMSMHMQYPAAAMVMQQQMMYDRQYVPAAAYYHHQLYQQQHQLYQQQPQHKQQSQIQNSSEENRTIWIGDLQQWMDEAYLQSCFSQASELISVKVIRNKQTGQSERYGFVEFSSHAAADKVLQSYNGSPMPNTEQVFHLNWAAFSMGNRRQEAGAVDLSIFVGDLAADVTDSLLHETFASRFPSVKGAKVVVDPNTGRSKGYGFVRFADEKERTQAMTEMNGAYCSSRPMRIGVATPKKASPQQQYSSQAVVLAGGYPSNGVVPQGSQSDSDSSNTTIFVGGLDSDVTDEELRESFSQFGEVVSVKIPSGKGCGFVQFSNRSNAEDAMQRLNGAAIGKQMVRLSWGRNPVNKQLRMDSSYQLNGSNYGRQGQNGYGYPMPQYAAAANGAASNGHGGYQQPVN; this is encoded by the exons ATGAACGGTGGAGATTTGACGAGTCAACAACAGCAGCATCCGCATCAGCATCAGCAGcagcaacagcagcagcagcatcaTCAGCAGTGGATGGCGATGCAGCAGCAATGGATGTCCATGCACATGCAGTATCCGGCTGCTGCTATGGTGATGCAGCAGCAAATGATGTATGACCGGCAATACGTGCCGGCGGCGGCTTACTATCATCACCAACTCTATCAACAGCAGCACCAACTCTATCAACAACAGCCGCAGCACAAGCAGCAGAGTCAGATTCAAAATTCCAGCGAGGAGAACCGCACGATCTGGATTGGCGATCTCCAGCAGTGGATGGATGAAGCTTATCTTCAGTCTTGTTTCTCTCAGGCCTCGGAG CTTATTTCTGTCAAAGTCATTCGTAATAAGCAGACTGGTCAGTCAGAGCGATATGGATTTGTGGAATTTAGTTCTCATGCAGCAGCTGACAAAGTCCTTCAGAGCTACAATGGCTCACCAATGCCAAATACAGAACAAGTCTTCCACCTTAACTGGGCAGCCTTTAGCATGGGTAATAGGCGCCAAGAAGCTGGTGCTGTTGATCTGTCAATATTTGTTGGAGATTTGGCTGCTGATGTTACTGATTCGTTATTGCATGAAACTTTTGCCAGTAGATTTCCATCTGTAAAAGGTGCAAAAGTAGTAGTTGATCCGAACACTGGCCGCTCAAAGGGTTATGGCTTTGTTCGGTTTGCAGATGAGAAAGAAAGAACTCAGGCAATGACTGAAATGAATGGTGCATATTGTTCTAGTAGGCCAATGAGGATTGGTGTTGCTACCCCCAAGAAGGCGTCACCGCAGCAACAGTATTCTTCCCAAG CGGTAGTATTGGCTGGAGGATATCCATCAAATGGTGTTGTGCCACAAGGTTCGCAGTCTGACAGTGATTCGTCAAATACAACA ATTTTTGTGGGAGGACTTGATTCTGATGTAACTGATGAAGAATTGAGAGAGTCCTTCAGTCAGTTTGGTGAAGTAGTTTCAGTGAAAATACCTTCAGGAAAAGGATGCGGTTTTGTACAATTCTCTAATAG AAGCAATGCTGAAGATGCAATGCAGAGACTGAATGGAGCTGCTATTGGCAAACAGATGGTGCGTCTATCTTGGGGTCGGAATCCTGTAAACAAGCAG TTGAGAATGGATTCTAGCTACCAATTGAACGGCAGTAATTATGGAAGGCAAGGTCAAAATGGTTACGGGTATCCCATGCCGCAGTATGCAGCTGCTGCAAATGGTGCGGCTTCAAATGGTCATGGGGGCTACCAGCAGCCTGTCAACTGA
- the LOC113755137 gene encoding zinc finger protein ZOP1 isoform X3: MTEFWVSQGNKWCDFCKIFISNNPSSIRNHELGQRHKDNVAQRLNSMREQKLAKEKEQKEAAHALEQIEAKAKRSYQKDMASFQEARDSNLQALVTQEWEMDGSSGYYYNQTSGFYYDPNSGFYYTEALGKWVPQEEALASIRVTLGSIQKKLALKKPSSSETGPSTLHNKGSVTSQSAPPPGPVVSNALNPMRTAKGAPSKLTLNKRKRQDEKPKVVSAEEVAALKAREAAKKRVEEREKSLLGLYKH, translated from the exons ATGACTGAG TTTTGGGTTAGTCAGGGTAACAAATGGTGTGACTTCTGCAAAATTTTCATATCCAACAATCCTTCCAGCATTAGGAACCATGAGCTTGGTCAACGTCACAAAGATAATGTTGCCCAAAGGCTAAATTCCATGAGAGAGCAGAAACTTGCTAAAGAGAAAGAACAAAAGGAAGCTGCCCATGCTCTTGAACAAATTGAAGCA aaagCTAAGCGCAGCTATCAGAAGGATATGGCAAGTTTCCAGGAAGCAAGAGATTCTAATTTACAGGCATTGGTGACTCAAG AGTGGGAGATGGACGGCTCATCAGGCTACTACTACAATCAAACCAGTGGTTTCTACTATGATCCAAATTCTGGCTTCTACTACACTGAAGCTCTTG GTAAATGGGTGCCACAAGAAGAGGCACTTGCGTCAATTCGCGTTACTTTAGGATCCATCCAAAAGAAACTTGCTCTTAAAAAGCCATCATCATCAGAAACTGGACCATCAACATTGCATAATAAAGGTTCTGTAACCTCTCAAAGTGCACCTCCACCTGGGCCCGTTGTTTCAAATGCATTAAATCCTATGAGAACTGCCAAGGGTGCTCCTTCGAAACTCACTCTCAACAAGCGGAAAAGGCAAGATGAGAAGCCAAAAGTTGTATCTGCAGAGGAAGTAGCTGCGCTTAAAGCAAGGGAAGCTGCTAAGAAAAGAGttgaagagagagaaaagtCGTTGCTTGGTTTGTATAAGCACTGA
- the LOC113761515 gene encoding uncharacterized protein LOC113761515 produces MEMEVMMPSAPVDFNFDSTCTSPYISAPSSPQRFGTFFFSAPTSPTRASSFYADFNNFSLHHDDHETSHDHESLSAVPFNWEEKPGMPKAQESLLIRDVNSNNYADKEFAFDFSGQLESSSLSADELFDGGKIKPLKPPPRLQSAVADSLSPKSPRSPKKKIKEALSPRHKMKDFDPFAAALEQTRKQNISTSTRTAITQERPGRNDDQVQRGRERTQKPPSIRQKGTRSLSPFRVSDLLLDHRENNQQNAKNNSASSFSSSFSWFWYRKWKLKDLLLFRSASEGRAMSKDHLNKYSTLKKNNTEQEDVKNSSFRSTDSVGSSVSSSKRRGQASAHELHYTANRAVSEELRKKTFLPYKQGLLGCLGFNPGIPIHEISKGLGSMSRVRG; encoded by the coding sequence ATGGAGATGGAAGTAATGATGCCATCGGCTCCGGTGGACTTCAACTTCGACAGTACATGCACTTCTCCGTACATTAGCGCCCCTTCAAGTCCCCAGCGCTTCGGGACCTTCTTCTTCAGCGCCCCGACAAGCCCCACCCGGGCTTCCTCCTTCTACGCCGACTTCAATAACTTCTCCCTTCATCATGATGATCATGAGACCTCCCACGACCACGAGTCTCTGTCTGCAGTTCCATTCAACTGGGAAGAAAAGCCTGGAATGCCCAAGGCTCAAGAATCCCTTTTGATCAGGGATGTTAATTCTAATAACTATGCGGATAAAGAGTTCGCTTTCGATTTCAGCGGGCAGTTGGAGTCGAGTTCTTTATCTGCTGATGAGCTCTTTGATGGGGGCAAGATCAAGCCTTTGAAGCCGCCGCCTCGATTGCAATCAGCTGTTGCTGATTCTTTGAGCCCGAAGTCGCCTCGATCACCCAAGAAGAAGATCAAAGAGGCATTGTCACCCCGACATAAAATGAAGGATTTTGACCCGTTTGCGGCGGCGCTCGAACAAACTCGTAAACAGAATATTAGCACCAGCACCAGAACTGCCATTACCCAAGAACGTCCTGGAAGAAATGATGATCAAGTTCAACGCGGCCGAGAAAGGACTCAGAAGCCGCCCTCCATTAGGCAAAAAGGAACCAGATCTTTGTCCCCTTTTAGGGTCTCGGACTTGTTACTCGATCATCGAGAGAACAATCAACAGAATGCAAAGAACAATTCagcttcttctttctcttcttctttttcgtGGTTTTGGTATAGAAAGTGGAAGCTCAAGGACTTGTTGCTGTTTAGAAGTGCATCAGAGGGGAGAGCTATGAGTAAAGATCATTTAAACAAGTATTCTACGTTGAAGAAGAATAATACGGAGCAAGAGGATGTGAAAAACTCGAGCTTCAGATCAACTGATAGTGTTGGTTCATCAGTATCAAGCTCCAAGAGGAGAGGCCAAGCTTCAGCTCACGAATTGCATTACACGGCAAACAGGGCAGTCTCAGAGGAGCTCAGGAAGAAAACTTTCTTGCCTTACAAGCAGGGGTTATTGGGCTGCTTGGGATTCAATCCGGGGATTCCTATTCATGAAATTTCTAAAGGGCTCGGTTCTATGAGCCGAGTTCGTGGTTGA